From the genome of Mucilaginibacter paludis DSM 18603:
TAACTTATCTGGGCCTTATGCTGTTGCACAAATTGATGGACCAGATATAAGCCGATACCGAATCCGGATTGCTGATTGGACGACCGGTAAAATTTTTCGAACAGGCGGTTGCCTGCCTCCGGCGGAATACCGCAGCCGTTATCACAAACAGAAACCTCCACAGTGTTACCCGTTTCCCGGAGCTTAAATAAAATTACGCCTTCGGCATTTACAAACTTAAATGCATTCGACAGTAAATTATAAAGGATAACTTCCAGTTTGGCCTTATCCCCAAATAAAACGATATGATCAAGGTTGGAATGAAACTCGTACCGGATGTTCCGGTTTTTTGCCTGGTAAACAAAACTTTCAAATGTTAATTTACACAAGGCGTAAAAATTTAGCTCATTGATCTGCAGGTCGGTTGCATCGTTCTCGGTTTTGTTAAACAACAATAACTGATCAATCAAGCTGATTAAACGGCGGGCGTTTCGGTAAACGATACCGAGTTCCGGATCTTTCCGCTGGCCATTTCTGGATAAAACTTCCTGCAACGGGTTAATAATCAGCATTAACGGCGTTCTGAATTCGTGCGAAACGTGTGTAAAGAACGATGTTTTCCTTAAATTCATTTGATGCTCATTCTCACTATTCAGGCGTTCCTGTTTAATTTGATGTTTCAGGTTTTCCTGGATCGTTCTGTACCTGATGTAAATATAAGCAAGGGCCGCCGCCAGTGCCCCGTAAATCAGGTAAGCCCAAACCGTTCTAAACCAGGGCGGCAGCACAATTACATTCAGCACTATTTGTTTGGTATTCCATTTGCCCGAGGTATTGGTAGATTTAACATGCAGGGTGTAACTCCCTTCGGGAAGATTATTGTAGTTGATGGTGCGCTGTGCTCCCGAGAACACCCAATTTTTGTCCCAGCCCTCAAGATAATAGGCATACTTGATGTGTTCGGGCGAAGAATACTCCAAGCCCGCAAAAGAGAAAGATAATACGGCATCATTGTACGGAACCTTCAACCGGGGAATTCCGGATCCGTTATCTTTAATAAAATTAACGTCGCTTATCCTTTTGTTATTCACATTGATATTTGTGAAAACGATATTGGGCATATCATCGTGCGTAACAATAGAATCGGGATAAAAAATATTAAACCCCTTGATACCGCCGAATGCAAGTTGGCCCGATTTTAACCGTAAGGCCGCATTAAATGAAAACTGGTTGCTCTGCAGGCCATCACTCTGATAATAGTTGTTAAAACTTAAATGTTTATAATCAAAACTTGTTAAACCCTGAAAGGTGCTCAGCCATAATTTACCCGCCCTATCCTCCAGAATATTGAGCACCGCATTGTTTGATAAGCCTTCGGCGTCAGTAAAACGCTGTTTTACCTTGCCGGCTATACGGTCAAACAAACACAGGCCACCGCCCTCAGTGCCGAGCCAAAACAAGCCCGAGCGGTCCTCGTAAATTGCCCGCACCGGTTTGTCAATTCTATAAAAAGTGTGGGATTTACTAACGGTATCCACCTTGATGAGGAACTCGGAGGTACCACACCATAATTGCCCTCGCCTGTCTTCAAAAAAAACATAAGGATCGCTTATTTTTTGGTCAAACACATCAAACTCGTTTTTCTTCCGGTTAAACCGATACAGCCTGCCGTTTGAAAAAGTACCCGCCCACAGGGTTTTATGGCGATCCTCAAACAATAACCAAACATCCTTATTTACTTCGCCTGTTGAATTATTTTTACATTCAAAATGCTCAAACGATTTACCGGCAGCCCCATAGCGGTTAATTCCGCCTGCAAAAGTAGCCACCCATACTCGCCCCAAATAATCCTTTAAAATAGAAGTAACGGCATTGCTGCTGAGCGTTGCGGTATTCCCGCCGAGGTGGGTGAAATTTTTAAACTGATTTTTTTTCCTGTTCCAGACAGAAAGGCCCCCATCTTCAGTCCCTATCCAAATATTATCATTATCATATTCGCAAAAAGACGATACAAAATTATTGATGAGGCTATTGGCCACTCCTTCCTGATGTGCAACTAAGCCGAAATTTGATTTTTTGGGATCAATAATATTGATACCCGATCTCATCGTTGCAATCCAGATCCGTAAATCCTCATCCTGGTAAAGGTCCATAATCACCTTGCTTTTAACGAGCCCCGGCATCCCTTCACCATCTGCATAACTAAACCTGTTAGTAGCCAGATTCAGGATGCTTAACCCTCCGCCATCAGTACCGATGTAGAGTTGCCGCTTATCAGTAAATAGCAGGCTAACAACGTTATCGCCTGAAAGATGCCCAGCGCCTACACGATAGCCGCCTGTTATACTATTGCCGTCGATAACATACTTAAACAGGCCCTTCGTTGTGCCAAGCCAAACTGCCCCATCATCGGCAGCATTAATACAATTAACCGATTTGAGCGAGTTATTGACCAGATCTAACTTTCCCAACCGGTAATTATAACGGCAAAGGCCAACATCAGCCATAAATATCCATACTGTATTATTTTTGCTTACAGCCATTCCTTCACAAGTAAGCGCCCTGTAGGCATTAGGCCCCACCGCAGCTGGAAGCTGAACACATAAATTGCTGTATCGGGGTTTGATGTATAAGCCTGCATTGTTAGTTCCAATAAACAGGTTTCCATAATGGTCGGCTTTAATGTAAGTAATGCTATAACTGAGTTTTAGTATTTGATGGGTATACCAATCCCGGTAATATGCCCAACTAAAACGGTCAACCTCCGGATCTAAAATATTCACTCCCTGGCCGGTACCTATCCATATATTCTGATTTTTATCTTCCGCAATGGCGTATATATAATTATGCGACAGGGATGAGGAATCTTTGGGCTGGTTTCTGTATATCTTAAACCCATATCCATCATACCGGTTAAGGCCGTCAAAGGTGCCAAACCACATCAATCCCTTTTTGTCCTGAAAAACACAGCGTACAGAATTGTTAGACAATCCCTCGGTGATAGACAACCTGGTAACAGGCGGATGATTTTGTGAAAAACCCCAGCCCGCTCCAATAATGCTTAACAGAATAAATAAAAATATAGCGCGAGTGTTAAAATACATATCCGTTGATTGGTATTGGTTCAATAATCGAGCTACCGATAAAAAACCGGTCAAGGCATCAGCGATAAAAAGCACATCATTACAGATACGGGATCAGCCACCAAGCAACAGCGTTACCCAATACAATCCGGATGCCCAGATATGTAAACATTGATAAAATACAACCATGATTGTGCCATAAGCCTGAATACCTCAATGAGCATTAAACTAAGAGATTAAACCGTAATGCTCTCCCCATGTTAAACAAACGAACAGAATGTAACGCAGCCCTCCAGAACCGGGAAACGTTAGCGTAAATACCTGTAACCACGCGGTATCGTTTTTCAATCTTTTGATATAATAGCGGTACCCTGGCAGGTTCAATTGGTGGTTTAATTGGATTTCTTCTTAAAAGGTGCATGGAGTGTGGCAGTTGTGAAGCACAATTTACAATAAATAATATATTTTATATTGAGCAAATTAATATTATTTATAGGCGATATAGGGTTGGGGTTAGGGGGTTAGCCAAAAAAAAGAACTCACGGCCAACACACTTATTTTTGCCGCTTGCTTTATAAATTAATTGGAAGGTTAAGGTTGATTTTTATTCCATCAATTCAACTTTCACAATACCTTACAGTACCAGGGTGACCTTACACTTACATGATTATACGTTTATACCGCAGCGCCGAAATCCTTCTTTAGGGGCTGCATTGACCCCGACATAGCTGTGGGTACTTTTTTATCTATGGATAAATTGGCTATACTGTTTAGCTCTAACGCTATTTTTCGTTACTAAACCTGCTTTGCTGAATTTTATCAAACTCTTTTACGTAATCGGGATGTTCTGTTCCCATCAACCTATCCCATACCCTAAAGTACAGGCCATAGTTGCCGTTAAACTTTTTGTGATGCAGGTTGTGATGTACGGAGGTATTAAAAAAGCTGAATAACGGCGAGCTGCGGAACCGCCTGGGCACAATTTCGTATCCCAAATGCCCATATACGTTAATTATAAAGCCTAAAACTGTGAAAAGGGCGATAGCAATTACGTGTACCGGTATGATGAATACGATGAGCAGCAATACTGCGCCCTCGGTCCAGGCTTCGATGAAATGAAACGAATACGAGGCGAATGGCGTTGGATTGGTTGACTTATGATGCAATAAATGGGTATACCTGAAAAGTTTGGGGTGGTGCAGCAGCCGGTGCATCCAGTAAAAATAGGTGTCGTGAATAACCAGGCAAACAGGTACGCTAAGCCAAAGCCACCAGGTTGGGTAATCGGCCGGGTTAGTATAAACAAGTGTGTACTGCTTAAACGAGGTATATAACACCACATATGCTATTACAGCTAATACGGCCGTGGTTTGTACCGAATGCAATATCTCGCGTAAAAAATCTGTTTGCTGAGCCTCACGAGTTTGTATTTTATTTTTAACCAGGTATTTAGCCAACAGCTTATAGCATACCACAAAAGCGATACCTGCAATTACAAAATAACGGACCGCCGAAATGGCAAAAAGGTTTAGAAATATTTTGAATGCCTGTTCCATACCTATTAATTATGGTTACAAAGCTACGGCTAAGCAAGCCGGAATAAATTAACAAAGGTTAATTACGCTTTCGCGGAGACGAGATCCGTTTACGGATGCGGCTTAATGATACTGGGGTAATGCCCAAAAAAGTTGCCAAATGTTTGTTATTAACACGATTAAAGATATCGGGTTTTTCTTTGATCAGATTAAGGTACCGTTCCTCGGGTGATAATAATAAAAAGGTTTCTATCCGTGCCATAGCCTCGGCAAGCATATCCAGGATAAACAAATTGCGGGTTGATGATAGTTTAAGGTTATGATCAATAATATCCTGCGCCTTTTGGTAATCAAATTCAATTAACTCGGTATCTTCAAGAGCCTGGTAAATAAACCGCGAAGGTTTCTGATAAATAACGCTATCTACGGGCGCCATAAACTGGCTTTCCCATCTGAGCATTACTGTTACCTCATCACCGTTTTCTTTAGGGTAATAAGCCCTGATCAGCCCCTGCTTAATATACGACAGCTTACTTTGCAACGAGCCCTCCTTGATATAAACCTCTCCGGCCCTGAGTTGCCTGCTTTGGCCCAATGCTGATAATTCTGCAATATCAGTCAGCTCCAGTTCTTTAAAAGCACCCAAGTAAAAATTAATATCTTCTTCGTTCAGCATAGCTTATTTAATTCTTGTTAACTTTTCGGTACCAACGGCAAACAATGCCCATATAAGCTGTAACAGTTAAAGGTCCCCTGTAACGGCCAATGCACAGCTAAAGGTTTTGCCGCGCTTATCATAGTATACTATCCCATCTTCGTATAGTTAAGCCCCAATATTTCCGCCTTTTTATTTATAGATCCCAATATGCCCTTCTTTTGTAGCACCCAGTCAATTACTTAAATAGCACCACATTTTTAGGCCGACGCATTTACAAAAAAGCAAATAAAAAACATTAACAATATGTTTTTTTCATTTTTAATTTATTGCTGGTATTCCGGCATTTTTTTCTGTTTTCACATTAAACATAACGAGGTCCCAAACAAGTGTGACTATTGCAAGCATTACGGTAATAATGGCATACATTTTCATACAAAAACATGAGTATGTTTTAACGGAGCCTTATTAATTATCTGTTGCGCTGCAGTATTATGATTATCATGATGTACCAGGTTAAGCCTTACAACATCTTGTTTACCAATGAAAATATTTCCTGATAATATACTCGGTTATTGGAAGCAACCGCCTGGTGGTATCCGGAGGATACGGTCCTGCTGCTGTAAAACATTCTACCTCTTTGGGTGCCCTGAAATACCAGGTATGACCTATTGAATTCCAGTTGATGTTACTGGTATCAGTGATCTTTTTGAGGTGGGCGAGCCTATAGGGGTCAAGCTTAACTATTAAGCGACCATCATTGGTTTGATCGCAGCTGCCCTGTTCATAATGATCTTTGTTCCATACCATACAACCAGATGTATTTTTCTTGATCTCGATATGATTGAGTTTTTCTGTATTTTTTGTGAGTGGCTTCTCTCCCTCATACTTGATCAAATAAATTCCGCCACCTAATACTATCCAGAAAGCCACCAGGATAATAATCTTCTTGCCATTTAAAAATGGTTTGGGCAAATCATCCTCCATAGCTGGTAACGGAGGTGCTATTTGATCTTCATCCGGCTGTTTTTTGTTTTTTTCCGGTTCAACAACAATATCTTCATCAGGGGTTTGATCTGGCGCCTCATGCTCTTCTTTTTTATGATTACGATTAGGATCTTTTAACCAGGTCATGTAAGGTCTCGGTTCGAAATTGATCAGCCAGGCCAAAAGTTCGATATTATTTTCATCCGTATTGATAGATCTGTCCCGCAGAAAATTAACAAGGGGCCTGAATGGGTTAGCATTACCATTTTGGATTGCATTCCGGTAGCCCGATGCATCATCTTTTTGACCGAATATCGGTCGTAGAAAATGTTTGTCCTTGGGGAGAAACCGCTCTTCACAAACCCTTACACTCTCCTTTTTTAAGTTTCCCGGAGTGATATGGATAAGCTTTGACGAGAGCTCTTGCGAAGCTATTTTTCGATCATAGTCCGCCAGGACTTGTTCCTTATAAACTGGAAACTCAGACATTTTAAATAATTAAAAAGTAAAGCTATAGGAATTTCCAAATTCCGAATTACGGTTTTCCGGAATCCGGCCGGAAGGATCGGAAATACCGGAATTCCGTGCTGCAAACCTTTTTTGGCGATCTACATTTGTTTCGGAATCAGCGAGATGTACAGCGCGGATTCTTTTCAGAGCAATGAAAGCGGAGCCGATAACTGGCTTGGGAAGCGGTTAAAAGTTTCCGCGATCATGCTCTGGGTACTTCCCAAAACAGGTCAGAAGCGCTTCTGACCAACAGCTTGCAGTGCCGCTCCCATACGGTTGGCGGGCGGCTGCTTTTTAATCAACATTTAAATTTTAAGATCATGTTTTTCCAAATATTTTTGGCCGTTTTTTTCGGCCTGGCAATGCCTGCACGTACTCACCAACCTTCAAATAAGGCAAATACAACCATAGCTCCCCAGGACGGTAGCGGAGGCGAAGAGGGGCACGTTCCTCCTTCCGCAAATATCGGCAGGACAGGAAGGCCCTGCTAATTTATTTTAGACGATAAGGCAAGAGCAATCTTGCCTTATTTTTTTACCCCTTATTTTCATTACTTTTAATACTTTAGTTAAGATCATGATAAATAAGTGGTACTTTCTCTTGTTGATATTAATGGTATCTACGTATGCCTGCCAGCAACAACTCCCGCCCTCTCCTATTCCACGCAACGAGAACTACGATAAAGCTATATCGTTTTTAGATAATCAAAACGATTCGGCTTATTATTATTTCAACAAAGTTGTTGCCGGAACAAAAGATAGTTTACAGATCGCAAGATCCTATAACAATATGGCAGTGCTTCAATACGAAGCCGGAGACTATTTCGGTGCCCAGGAAATGTTGATCCACTCCCTGAAATTTCTCAATGAGCAAAATAAAAAAGACTATCGTTGCCTTTCTTCTGATTTCAACGAGCTTGGGCTTACCTATATGAAACTTAAAAACTACGACGCTGCTTTGCCTTTATATGGTCAAGCTATTAAATTTTCGACCAGCGACGACGCGAAACGAATTTATCTCAACAATAAGGCTTTAACCTTTAGCAGAAAGAAAGAATATCTGCAGGCTTTGGCCATCTACCAGGCTATCCTTCCTCACGCCGGCAAAAGTCAAAAGGAATTTGCCAGGAGCCTGTCCAATATGGCGATCACCAAATGGCGTGCACATCCCGGCTATGTAGCCGCACCACTTTTAAATCGGGCTTTATCCATCCGTAAAAACATTAAAGATCGGTGGGGGCAAAATGCCAGCTACGATCATTTGTCGGTTTATTATATGCAATCCCGCCCGGATTCGGCCTTATTTTATGCAAAGGCCATGTACGAAACAGCCATATCCCTCCATAGCCCTGACGACCAACTGGAAGCCTTGCAGAAACTAATCAGGTTAAGTGAGCCCAGGCAAACCAAAATATACTTTGCCAATTACCAGAAATTGAGCGATAGCTTACAAACTGCCCGGAATGCTGCTAAAAACCAGTTTGCCTTGATCCGGTATGATACGGAAAAGAGGAAAGCAGATAATTTAAAGCTGCAAAAAGAAAATACAGTTAAGCAATATGAGATCTTCAAAAAAAATATCTTATTAGTTACTATAGTCTCCGTTTTTTTATTGCTTACCGGGATTGCATTTTTTTGGTATCGCAAGCGAAAACAACGTTTGGCCTTAGAGGCCCGGGAGAGGGAACTCCGGCTTTCTCAAAAAGTTCATGATGGCGTTGCCAACGGCTTATACCGGCTGATGAAGCATATCGAAAATCAAAAAAATCTCGACCCTGAACCTTTGCTGGACGAAATTGAGCTACTTTACCTGCAATCCCGCGATATTTCTTACGAACCGCCTGAAAATATAAAGCATGATTTTAATGAAAAAATCAATGAACTGTTAACCAGTTTCGCCAGCCCGGCAATCAAAGTGGCTATCGTAGGCAATAAAGCCGAATTATGGAAGAAGATTAGCGAACCTGTTAAACGGGAGTTGGAATATGTTCTACAGGAATTGATGGTCAACATGAGTAAACATAGCCATGCTACCAGCGTAGCCATCAATTTCAAACAGTCTCCAGGAAAGTTCGAGATTGTTTATACGGATAACGGGATCGGATTCCCGGAAGATACAGTTTTTGGAAATGGATTGAATAATACGGAAAACCGTATTATTGGTATCGGCGGTGTGCTTACATTCGACAACAAACTGGATAAGGGTATCAGGATCACTTTGTGTTTACCCCTCCTTTAAATAATTTATTATGTTCGAAAAAGTATTAATAGCCGAAGACCATCAAACCACAAGTATTTCAGTAAAACAGATACTGGCAGAACTGAGGATTCAAAAT
Proteins encoded in this window:
- a CDS encoding hybrid sensor histidine kinase/response regulator transcription factor; protein product: MYFNTRAIFLFILLSIIGAGWGFSQNHPPVTRLSITEGLSNNSVRCVFQDKKGLMWFGTFDGLNRYDGYGFKIYRNQPKDSSSLSHNYIYAIAEDKNQNIWIGTGQGVNILDPEVDRFSWAYYRDWYTHQILKLSYSITYIKADHYGNLFIGTNNAGLYIKPRYSNLCVQLPAAVGPNAYRALTCEGMAVSKNNTVWIFMADVGLCRYNYRLGKLDLVNNSLKSVNCINAADDGAVWLGTTKGLFKYVIDGNSITGGYRVGAGHLSGDNVVSLLFTDKRQLYIGTDGGGLSILNLATNRFSYADGEGMPGLVKSKVIMDLYQDEDLRIWIATMRSGINIIDPKKSNFGLVAHQEGVANSLINNFVSSFCEYDNDNIWIGTEDGGLSVWNRKKNQFKNFTHLGGNTATLSSNAVTSILKDYLGRVWVATFAGGINRYGAAGKSFEHFECKNNSTGEVNKDVWLLFEDRHKTLWAGTFSNGRLYRFNRKKNEFDVFDQKISDPYVFFEDRRGQLWCGTSEFLIKVDTVSKSHTFYRIDKPVRAIYEDRSGLFWLGTEGGGLCLFDRIAGKVKQRFTDAEGLSNNAVLNILEDRAGKLWLSTFQGLTSFDYKHLSFNNYYQSDGLQSNQFSFNAALRLKSGQLAFGGIKGFNIFYPDSIVTHDDMPNIVFTNINVNNKRISDVNFIKDNGSGIPRLKVPYNDAVLSFSFAGLEYSSPEHIKYAYYLEGWDKNWVFSGAQRTINYNNLPEGSYTLHVKSTNTSGKWNTKQIVLNVIVLPPWFRTVWAYLIYGALAAALAYIYIRYRTIQENLKHQIKQERLNSENEHQMNLRKTSFFTHVSHEFRTPLMLIINPLQEVLSRNGQRKDPELGIVYRNARRLISLIDQLLLFNKTENDATDLQINELNFYALCKLTFESFVYQAKNRNIRYEFHSNLDHIVLFGDKAKLEVILYNLLSNAFKFVNAEGVILFKLRETGNTVEVSVCDNGCGIPPEAGNRLFEKFYRSSNQQSGFGIGLYLVHQFVQQHKAQISYVSNAEQGTTFFVNLKKGRLHFQDMPVWETPNEDAVFLNELSGDQELVNWTELDDTPDQDIHHHSKAVVDDDDNLTGPQLTYSKKTMLVIDDHPDMRTYIKQIFRDQFILLEASDGAQGIQLAKEYIPDIILSDIMMDVKDGLELCRDIRENPSLAHIPLILITASPSADIKVGGIKGGADDYFTKPLNKELLTARINTLLQNRNNLQNYFYRKVTLKEHHVKISEEEKRFIDQCIVIIEGRLEDDDFNVDQLAREINMSRSNIFKKVKAISNQTPNNFIKYVRLRRAAELFINSSHNVNEVSMLVGFKDVKYFREQFFQLFGLNPSEYIKKYRNPFSKKISFHFAQDGKSI
- a CDS encoding sterol desaturase family protein, yielding MEQAFKIFLNLFAISAVRYFVIAGIAFVVCYKLLAKYLVKNKIQTREAQQTDFLREILHSVQTTAVLAVIAYVVLYTSFKQYTLVYTNPADYPTWWLWLSVPVCLVIHDTYFYWMHRLLHHPKLFRYTHLLHHKSTNPTPFASYSFHFIEAWTEGAVLLLIVFIIPVHVIAIALFTVLGFIINVYGHLGYEIVPRRFRSSPLFSFFNTSVHHNLHHKKFNGNYGLYFRVWDRLMGTEHPDYVKEFDKIQQSRFSNEK
- a CDS encoding Crp/Fnr family transcriptional regulator, with protein sequence MLNEEDINFYLGAFKELELTDIAELSALGQSRQLRAGEVYIKEGSLQSKLSYIKQGLIRAYYPKENGDEVTVMLRWESQFMAPVDSVIYQKPSRFIYQALEDTELIEFDYQKAQDIIDHNLKLSSTRNLFILDMLAEAMARIETFLLLSPEERYLNLIKEKPDIFNRVNNKHLATFLGITPVSLSRIRKRISSPRKRN
- a CDS encoding tetratricopeptide repeat-containing sensor histidine kinase, translated to MINKWYFLLLILMVSTYACQQQLPPSPIPRNENYDKAISFLDNQNDSAYYYFNKVVAGTKDSLQIARSYNNMAVLQYEAGDYFGAQEMLIHSLKFLNEQNKKDYRCLSSDFNELGLTYMKLKNYDAALPLYGQAIKFSTSDDAKRIYLNNKALTFSRKKEYLQALAIYQAILPHAGKSQKEFARSLSNMAITKWRAHPGYVAAPLLNRALSIRKNIKDRWGQNASYDHLSVYYMQSRPDSALFYAKAMYETAISLHSPDDQLEALQKLIRLSEPRQTKIYFANYQKLSDSLQTARNAAKNQFALIRYDTEKRKADNLKLQKENTVKQYEIFKKNILLVTIVSVFLLLTGIAFFWYRKRKQRLALEARERELRLSQKVHDGVANGLYRLMKHIENQKNLDPEPLLDEIELLYLQSRDISYEPPENIKHDFNEKINELLTSFASPAIKVAIVGNKAELWKKISEPVKRELEYVLQELMVNMSKHSHATSVAINFKQSPGKFEIVYTDNGIGFPEDTVFGNGLNNTENRIIGIGGVLTFDNKLDKGIRITLCLPLL